The DNA sequence GAGATGATAACACTCAAGGGCGATACAGTTACTCTGGGAAAAGCCAAGAATCATCATCTGTATGGATGGGATAATGAATATGGCAGCTATGAAGAAGTTGTTAAAGATTTTCAGGTTTGTAAATTTCTTGTCAGCAATGGCGAATTTATGGAGTTTGTCAATGACGGCGGATATGAGACAAAAGAGTACTGGGATGAAGAAGGGTTGGTGTTTTTAGAAAAATCCAATGCAAAGCATCCTCATTTTTGGGTCAAAGAAAACGGAGTCTTTAAGTACAGAGCGTTGAGCAAGATTATAGATATGCCGCAAGATTGGCCTGTAGATGTGAATGCTCTTGAGGCAGAAGCATTTTGCAGATACAAAAGCAAAAAAGAGAATAAAGAGTATCTCCTTCCAAGTGAGGCAGAATATGAGTTGATATATAAAAAAGCCAATCTTAAAGATGTTCCTGCCCTGCATGAGAGTCGTGCAAATATCAATTTTTATCATTATGCTTCCTCCTGTCCTGTTGATGAGTTCGGTTTTAACGGGATTTATGATGTTATAGGAAATGTATGGCAGTGGAGCAGAACACCGATACGCCCTTTTAAAGGTTTTGAAGTGCATGCGGCCTATGACGACTTTTCTGTGCCTACTTTTGATGACAAGCATGCTATGATACTCGGTTCATCATGGGCCAGCAGTGGAAACCTAATCATGAAACACTCTCGGTATGCATTTAGAAAACACTTTTTTCAAAATGCCGGTTTTCGCTATGTTATAACACAAAACAGCAAAGATGACCGTGGAGATATCTATGAGAGTGATGAACTTGTTTCACAGTATTGTGAATTTCAGTATGGTGACACGCATTTTGGTGTTGAAAATTTTGCCATAGCCTGTGCAAAAATTGCTGTAAAATATGCAACAAATACAACAAAAGCACTGGATTTAGGCTGTGCAACAGGAAGAGCCAGTTTCGAGCTTGCAAAAACATTTGACAAAGTTGAGGGTATAGATTTTTCTGTACGTTTCATTCAGGTCGGTTCCAAATTACAAGAAGCAGGCTATGTTGCGTTTACATGTAAGGAAGAGGGTGAACTCAGTATCAATAAAAAAGTGACTCTGCAGGATTTGGGATATGAGCAGTTGGCTGAGAAAGTCTCTTTTTGGCAGGGAGATGCCTGTAACCTGAAGCCTGATTTCACTGCGTATGATTTGATAATGGCGACGAATCTCATAGACAGACTTTACAACCCAAGACTCTTTTTGGACACGGTAGACCAAAGACTCAATGCCGACGGTATACTGATGCTTACCTCTCCCTATACATGGCAGGAAAGCTCTACAAAAAAAGAGTTTTGGCTTGGCGGATACAAAGATGAAAACGGGAATGCAGTCAGAACAATAGAGCGCCTGAAAGATATTCTGCATGATAAATTTGAGCTTTTACATGTAGAAGATTTGGAGTTTGTCATAAAAGAAACAGCAAGAAAATATCAACATACCGTTTCACAGGTAAGTGTATGGAAAAAGCGTTGAAGAAGTACAGTTTTGATACAGCCAGTGAACGTGAAGGCAGCAATGCGGAAAAATATGTTTTAAGAGAACAGCTTTTCGGTACACAGGATGTCCTTCCTGTATGGGTAGCAGATATGGATATAGATACACCACAGTGTGTTTTGGATGCTGTGAAAAAAAGACTCCGACATCCGGTGATGGGATATGAAGAGGTACCGGAGTCCGCATTTATGGCACAGATTGCATGGATGAAACAAGAGCATAATGTTACTTTTGCATTGGAAGATATGTTCTATTCCCATTCTGTTGTAGCATCGATGCATACTGCTATAGAGGCTTTTACAAAAGAGGGAGAGGGTGTTATCGTACAAACACCTGTCTATCCGCCTTTTTTCCACAGTGTTTTGCAATTAAACAGAAAACTTGTCAAAAATCCGCTTACATGTAACAAGCAGGGAAAATATGAATTTGATATAGAAGATTTGAAAGCAAAAATTGATGAAAATACAAAGCTTTTACTGCTGTGTTCTCCTCATAATCCTGTGGGAAGAGTATGGAAAAAAGAGGAACTTGAACAGATACTGGAAGTTTGTCTACAACATAATATTGTCGTTTTTGCGGATGAAATACATG is a window from the Sulfurimonas hydrogeniphila genome containing:
- the ovoA gene encoding 5-histidylcysteine sulfoxide synthase, whose translation is MSKLSMYPVTLDGENIEKKRKEIREYFHNTFDLFEKVFELLQDESVFYKKSEPTRHPMIFYFGHTATFFVNRLVSMQIIYERINPEFESLFAVGVDEMRWDDLDESRYRWPEVSAVKNYRDAVRKLVDRLIMQLEFSLPIKQDSPMWIILMGIEHERIHIETSLVLHRQMPLEYIKDVPEFNICIHSSDAPQNEMITLKGDTVTLGKAKNHHLYGWDNEYGSYEEVVKDFQVCKFLVSNGEFMEFVNDGGYETKEYWDEEGLVFLEKSNAKHPHFWVKENGVFKYRALSKIIDMPQDWPVDVNALEAEAFCRYKSKKENKEYLLPSEAEYELIYKKANLKDVPALHESRANINFYHYASSCPVDEFGFNGIYDVIGNVWQWSRTPIRPFKGFEVHAAYDDFSVPTFDDKHAMILGSSWASSGNLIMKHSRYAFRKHFFQNAGFRYVITQNSKDDRGDIYESDELVSQYCEFQYGDTHFGVENFAIACAKIAVKYATNTTKALDLGCATGRASFELAKTFDKVEGIDFSVRFIQVGSKLQEAGYVAFTCKEEGELSINKKVTLQDLGYEQLAEKVSFWQGDACNLKPDFTAYDLIMATNLIDRLYNPRLFLDTVDQRLNADGILMLTSPYTWQESSTKKEFWLGGYKDENGNAVRTIERLKDILHDKFELLHVEDLEFVIKETARKYQHTVSQVSVWKKR
- a CDS encoding pyridoxal phosphate-dependent aminotransferase, with the translated sequence MEKALKKYSFDTASEREGSNAEKYVLREQLFGTQDVLPVWVADMDIDTPQCVLDAVKKRLRHPVMGYEEVPESAFMAQIAWMKQEHNVTFALEDMFYSHSVVASMHTAIEAFTKEGEGVIVQTPVYPPFFHSVLQLNRKLVKNPLTCNKQGKYEFDIEDLKAKIDENTKLLLLCSPHNPVGRVWKKEELEQILEVCLQHNIVVFADEIHADLVYAPYKHTPFAALGSRAKDITLTAIGVGKTFNMAGFAISTVAIPNKELREKFKKAYDKVHFAQGSSLSHVAFEAAYKEAKEWLRALKIHLYENYSMLSALAKKYPHFMKVTPIEATYLAWIDCRGMGLKDKELRSFFIKEAKLGLNPGISFGREGSGFMRLNFALSSAKMAEVVQRLENALRKISG